One window from the genome of Paenibacillus azoreducens encodes:
- a CDS encoding YrhA family protein gives MWRDLLADIQTVLSEYGFNLRKPATSDEIKRLQEETLLKFNGFVLPDQFIQFLMTVNGLDFNGLVIYGVDKSLLETEEENEIHGFIETNEIWYENEWQKQYVFFGDSDIALYCYDLTQMVYLELDKPSCTVMNSFTDFNFMLEDALKTRLE, from the coding sequence GTGTGGCGAGATTTACTAGCAGATATACAAACTGTACTAAGTGAATATGGCTTTAATTTAAGAAAACCTGCTACTAGTGATGAAATTAAGAGACTTCAGGAAGAGACATTATTAAAGTTTAATGGATTTGTATTACCTGACCAGTTCATTCAATTTTTAATGACTGTAAATGGTTTGGACTTCAACGGCTTAGTTATTTATGGAGTTGACAAATCTCTATTAGAAACTGAAGAAGAAAATGAGATTCATGGATTTATTGAAACTAATGAGATTTGGTATGAAAATGAATGGCAAAAACAGTATGTCTTTTTTGGAGACTCTGATATAGCATTATATTGTTATGACTTAACTCAGATGGTATATTTGGAGCTTGATAAACCTTCATGTACGGTAATGAATTCATTTACTGATTTTAATTTCATGTTAGAAGATGCACTTAAGACGAGATTAGAGTAA
- a CDS encoding Imm3 family immunity protein, whose protein sequence is MLSNYKELEQYIVEDFEEFLDEGLSLSQVTEKLLVEYHRGIVNSKVEKLVIYLTIALLCLDKGYLREDLKNNLNIMISDISLLPLKEELESEDIKKIMFDIGKFNEQIGDN, encoded by the coding sequence ATGTTAAGCAATTATAAGGAACTTGAGCAATATATTGTTGAAGATTTTGAAGAATTTTTAGATGAGGGGTTGTCATTATCACAAGTAACGGAAAAATTACTTGTCGAATATCATCGAGGGATTGTCAACAGTAAAGTTGAAAAATTAGTTATTTATCTGACAATTGCTCTACTTTGTCTCGATAAAGGTTATCTTAGAGAGGATCTAAAGAATAACTTAAACATTATGATAAGTGATATCTCATTATTGCCATTAAAGGAAGAGTTAGAATCCGAGGATATTAAGAAAATCATGTTTGACATTGGAAAATTCAATGAACAAATTGGAGATAATTAG
- a CDS encoding Imm3 family immunity protein → MLEPMTYEELMKYIPNDYHKSVSDGLSPNQAISRLIDEYEMQTDDYEEVKWMFNVLLAEICLRHNCLRKEIKEEALKVISDKRLITLWKQEGLSDSEISYRNVHLENVKDSIQNN, encoded by the coding sequence TTGTTAGAACCGATGACTTATGAGGAACTAATGAAATATATTCCAAACGATTATCATAAGTCTGTTTCAGACGGCCTATCTCCCAATCAAGCAATTTCTAGATTGATAGATGAATATGAAATGCAAACCGATGATTATGAGGAAGTTAAATGGATGTTTAATGTTTTGTTAGCAGAGATATGTCTACGACATAATTGTTTAAGGAAAGAGATAAAGGAAGAAGCATTAAAAGTAATAAGTGATAAAAGATTAATAACACTTTGGAAACAAGAAGGGCTTAGTGATTCCGAAATAAGTTATAGAAATGTTCATTTAGAGAATGTGAAAGATTCCATACAAAACAATTAG